The following are encoded in a window of Armigeres subalbatus isolate Guangzhou_Male unplaced genomic scaffold, GZ_Asu_2 Contig1212, whole genome shotgun sequence genomic DNA:
- the LOC134202430 gene encoding uncharacterized protein LOC134202430 isoform X2 — translation MDQPTNLYNVRVEVDIVDLFEFAQGSRRNWLEGNEVFKNNHVLIAGVSKVVDDTFHIFCSCLRGSNPAEPPREIYMVTSQYLKDWEMRCTCPAGNYRCKHLFACLLYIHQIKDLEMLSSTDIRQQWGKVAKIQAANLYDPAPLSSLCNQRKKTISDVMSDDLATSILKLFITELPDSALAKSLAGRSILDQSKDGPSPSSNQPCTSLEYTNQPKLPELNLHQRSTVTHQNDFDEVQQAQSFLRPFITIPQVTSK, via the exons ATGGATCAACCAACG AATCTATATAATGTGCGTGTGGAGGTGGACATAGTGGACCTATTTGAGTTTGCTCAGGGAAGCAGAAGGAACTGGCTGGAAGGAAACGAAGTATTCAAAAACAATCACGTGTTGATAGCAGGGGTCTCAAAAGTGGTCGATGACACGTTCCACATATTCTGCAGCTGCCTCCGTGGATCGAATCCCGCAGAACCACCGAGAGAAATTTATATGGTGACATCCCAATACCTAAAAGATTGGGAGATGCGGTGCACTTGCCCAGCGGGAAATTACCGTTGCAAACATCTGTTTGCATGTCTTTTATACATTCACCA GATTAAAGACTTGGAGATGTTGTCGAGCACTGATATACGTCAACAATGGGGCAAAGTGGCAAAAATACAGGCGGCAAATTTGTATGATCCTGCCCCACTGTCGTCATTGTGCAACCAGCGCAAGAAAACAATATCTGATGTTATGTCTGATGATCTCGCTACGtccattttaaaactttttataACAG AGCTACCAGACTCTGCCTTAGCTAAGTCGTTAGCAGGTAGGAGTATACTGGACCAGTCGAAGGATGGTCCCTCTCCATCTTCTAATCAACCTTGCACATCATTGGAGTACACAAATCAACCAAAGTTGCCTGAATTAAATCTACACCAGCGAAGCACAGTAACTCACCAAAACGACTTTGACGAAGTACAACAAGCGCAGTCGTTTCTCAGGCCATTTATCACTATACCACAGGTTACTTCCAAAT